In the Synergistaceae bacterium genome, AGAAATGCGCCGTGAAGGTATGGAATTTTGCATCTCTAAACCTGAAGTCATAATCGAATACAAAAACGGAGTCAAATGCGAGCCCTACGAGCTTGTAACAATTGACGTTCCGGAAGAATATCAAGGCATAGTCTTTGAGAAAATGTCAAAGCGCAAGGGAAAAATTTTAAATATTGACAATCCTGACAGAGGGTTATTACGCATTGAAATAGAGATTCCGACACGAGGCTTAATCGGTTATAGAGGCGAATTTTTGACGGACACACGCGGACTAGGCATTATGTCAAACTGTTTCAGCGGTTATAAAGAATGGGCCGGAGATTTAATCACGCGCAACAGAGGCTCACTCGTAAGTGTCGACACAGGCGAAGCTACAGCATATCAGCTCGAAAATTTACAGGATAGAGGCGTATTATTTATTTCACCGCTTGAACCTGTTTATAATGGCATGATAATCGGCGAGAACTCAAGACCGGGCGATATTCCCTGCAACCCGACCAAGAAAAAGCAGCAGACGAATCACCGTTCAGCAACGAAGGAATTAACGACAAAATTAGATGTCCCGCGCAGAATGTCATTAGAGAAAGCTATGGAATGGATCGAAGTAGATGAACTCGTCGAAGTTACTCCGCAGTCTATAAGATTACGCAAGGCAATACTTGACGAACTCGAAAGGCGCAAAGCACAAAGGCGCACACCTCAAGAGGGTTAAATCATGAGAAAAATTTTTTTGTGCGTGATAATTTTGTCTGCGCTGATTATTCCTGCATTCGGGGCGTTGACGAATCCTGTAACAGTTGTAATTGATTATGCCTACCAGGAAGCAAGAGACTTTCACGAGGGACTCGCGGCCGTCAAACAAAATGACAGATGGGGCTACATTGACAATCTCGGACGAGTCGCAATCCCGATTGTTTATCGTACACCTGAAGCGGGCGATTTCTCAGAAGGATTCGCATTTGTAGGAGATCACTATATTGACATTCACGGGAACGCAGCATTTTCACGCACTGATCCTGACACGGGAATAACTGAAGAAAGATTCTTT is a window encoding:
- a CDS encoding translational GTPase TypA, whose product is EMRREGMEFCISKPEVIIEYKNGVKCEPYELVTIDVPEEYQGIVFEKMSKRKGKILNIDNPDRGLLRIEIEIPTRGLIGYRGEFLTDTRGLGIMSNCFSGYKEWAGDLITRNRGSLVSVDTGEATAYQLENLQDRGVLFISPLEPVYNGMIIGENSRPGDIPCNPTKKKQQTNHRSATKELTTKLDVPRRMSLEKAMEWIEVDELVEVTPQSIRLRKAILDELERRKAQRRTPQEG